In the Caenorhabditis elegans chromosome X genome, one interval contains:
- the F22H10.11 gene encoding uncharacterized protein (Partially confirmed by transcript evidence): MITAETQYHKDHRPESQSRHGSTLRSSPTTALQLIHLCTVPNAPYAFDP; encoded by the exons ATGATCACGGCAGAAACTCAATACCACAAG GATCACCGGCCAGAAAGTCAGTCACGTCATGGATCAACCCTTCGCTCTTCTCCGACTACAGCTCTTCAATTGATCCATCTGTGCACAGTGCCAAACGCTCCTTACGCGTTCGATCCCTGA
- the F22H10.6 gene encoding HSF_DOMAIN domain-containing protein (Confirmed by transcript evidence): MSQNVKHNDSNNNSVNQTDNSSGYQECLKRKTGTAKEVPAKKAKEEIFAKPSPSKPAPSADTMGIETPMEPDYMRLPKGFNLGNLAREKFAGIVMADLYDRYEIQIYCRLFEHFSYFPIYKFEDDTWVPAHEHAFKEVIRFRTPPSVLMQLARRA, translated from the exons ATGTCTCAGAACGTGAAGCACAACGATTCCAACAACAACTCCGTCAACCAG ACAGATAACTCTTCAGGCTACCAAGAATGCCTGAAACGAAAAACAGGCACAGCAAAAGAGGTTCCAgccaaaaaagcaaaagagGAGATTTTCGCCAAGCCCTCTCCATCAAAACCAGCTCCCTCGGCAGATACCATG GGAATTGAGACACCGATGGAACCAGATTATATGCGCCTTCCAAAAGGTTTCAATTTGGGGAACTTGGCTCGTGAGAAATTTGca GGAATCGTGATGGCAGACTTATACGATCGCTACGAAATTCAAATCTACTGCAGactttttgagcacttttccTACTTCCCTATCTACAAATTTGAAGACGACACTTGGGTTCCGGCCCACGAACACGCTTTCAAAGAAGTCATCCGGTTCCGCACTCCACCCTCAGTTCTAATGCAATTGGCTCGGCGAGCTTAA